A stretch of DNA from Acidobacteriota bacterium:
TCGAAGCCGGGCCTTGGCCGTTGTGATAGAGGTATTCGCCCAAGGCAAACTCAGCAGCGGCCAGCGCCCATTCGGGCTTTTGCGGTGTGAGGCGTTCGCGGATTTCCACTTCACTCAGTGCAAACTGGCTCTGGTCGCCCTTGGCCGCCCAATCGCGGATAGCGGCGAGATATTCGGCGGCGTCCAAGCGGTGCATGCCCTTGTAACGGTCGTCCACATACGCGGCTTCGTTCGGACGCACGATGCGGCCTTGTTCGTTGATCCAGACGGCGGTCGGCACGTTGACCATGTCATAGAGCCGCGTGACCAGATGTTGGGTGTCAACCAAGACCGTGTATTCAGGTTTGGCCGCGTCAATCCAGGGTTTGGCGTCTTTGACGCCGCCGGTATCTTGGGCGACCGAGACGATCTCGAAGTTTTTGTCTTTCAATTCGGCGTAGAGCTTCTGCCAGCCTGGCAGGTCAAAGCGGCAGCCTCACCACGAAGCCCAGGTGATCAACAACACCTTCTTGCCGCGCAAGTCATGCAACGCGTGCGGCTTGCCATTCACATCGGGCAGCGTGAAATCGGGCGCGGTCAGCGAGCCTACAAAAGCATTTTGCACTTCCGGGCGCTCGCCGAAATACCAGGTCTCGGCTTCACGTGCGACAGGCTGATGCAACAGGCGCGCAAACTCGCTCAGGTTGAACCAGTTGGTCTTGCCTTGCGGACGCAAAAACGCGGTCTTGCGGTTTTTCGGCAGCGGGAAACAGAGTTCGTCGCGGCAAACGCCTTGCGGTTTCAAAGCGAATCTAGTCGCGCGTGTCAGGTCAGCCAGCGTCACCCACAGATCGCCGCTTGCGTTCATTGCAGCGGGCGGTGTGGCGACAGCCGTGGCGACTTCGTCGTAAATGACCGTTTGTTTGCCGGGGTCGGCAGCGCGAGTTGTCATAGTTGCGAGTACGCAAAAGAGAAGTGCGCGGATGAGTCGGTTGATGGTTTTCATGGTTTGTTTTGCAAATCGGAACACGAGTACGGTATGGCGCGCGTGCGCAAGCGGAGCCGTCGCACGATGTTCATTGGCGATGAGTTGCCAAACGCCGCTTGCGCACGCGCGCGGTGCCGTACTAAAGCAGCGTCCGTTGAATCAGCCAATACGCGCCCGCCAACGCCACCAGCACCGAGCAAACAGGCACGTAACGCTTCATAAAGATCGGCGATTTATGGAAATGCCAGATCAGCGGCAACACCAGAATCGCAATCGAGATCTGGCCGATCTCCACACCCAGATTGAAGGAGAACAGCGGCAGCGCCACGCCGCCGCCATTCACGCCAATGCCCAGTTCACGCAACACCGACGCGAAACCGAAGCCGTGAATCAACCCGAAGCACCACGTCAGCAACCAGCGTTTTTCGTAATTGTGCCGCACCAGGTTTTCAATCCCGACATACACAATCGAAGCCGCGATCAGCGGTTCGACAACCTTGGACGGCAAACTGACCCAGCCCAGCGTGGCGACGGCCAGGGTCAGCGAATGCGCCAGTGTGAACGAAGTGATGATCTTGGCCGCTTCTTTGAAGCTGCCGCCGACGATGAGCAGCGCGAACAGGAACAGCAGGTGATCGTAGCCGGTGAAAATGTGCTCGATGCCTAGCTTGACGAATTCGCTGAAGGAAAAAGCGGCGGCCTGGTTGGCGCTGGCGCTGGTCGCATTGGCGCTGCTGTCAAAGGTGTCGTGGGCAACGTCCAGAATTTGCTCGTTAATCGTTTGCCCCTGTTCGCCGCGCAACGAGATGACGTGGCGGTGGCCGCGCGCGAGTTTCGGCAACAGCAACGATTTCGCTTTGATGGGCAGCGCGGCGTCGCCCAGAAAGGTGATGTAAAAGAGCACATCGTTAAAGTCGTCGAGTTCGGCTTTGCTGCTCAACACCGACAAGCGTTGGCCGTTGGCGGTGACTTCCAGCATCGTGTTCGCCAGAGCTTCCAGTTTGGGGCGCGCGGCGGCGAATTCTTCGGCTGAATACTTGCCATCGCCATTGCTGTCTATCGTCACCAACGGCGCAATTTCAGCGCGATTAAACGCCAGGAAGGCGATCAATTGTCCGCCCGCCAACCGCAATTCGATATTGCTCAAACCGGGATCGTGCGCCCAAGCGGGTTGCACCAGCATTGCGCACAGCAGCAATTGCCACAGCGCGCGCATCAGCCTGGCGGGTTGATTTTGTTGCTTCATAAATGTTTGCGTTAAAGAAAAGAGCGTCGCGCCATCAAACCATGTCTAGCCGCCGGAAAACAACCAGACGTTGACCAAGCGCAAGAATTTTCTTTGGGTAGCGTTTGAACGCCTCGTATAGAGTGCTGCTGCAAGCCGCAGCTTTTTGGTTGTGCCCGGCAGTTTTCGACTCCTCTCGGCCCATCGCAGGCAAATGAAAAGCTGCAATGTGCCGCGACATTTCATACTGTTTGCAGTCGTTAGCGTCAGTTTTTTCATCGGAACGGGAATTTTTTGTGACATTTTGGGACAGTCGCTTGCGTTCAATCTCTAAGAAATGTATTTAGCTAACGACAAAGCACTGCGACTCTCATTTATGCTTTGTTACGGAAGGGTTCAGTAATCGGATTGGAACACGCACTAAGATTAGAGTACGGAAGGGCGAGATAGTGCGGGCCTTGTTCATTTCCTTTACAGCTAACATTCCCGGCTTACGAAGTCAGCGTTCCCACGCGCTGGCTTGATTAATCTTCTACTCGTGGGATAGTTGTCTTGTTCGGCGAGTAACCTTAGACAAGCGACCTAACACCTTTAGCAAAACTTCCTTTTGTCTGTCGCCCCGGACATCTGCCAAGTGTCTGCATGGCTTTGCCCAGGCGTATTTGCGCGCTCTTCACGCAGGGTATCACTACCCGTTTCAGGAGATTCCCATGACACCTCAAGCTTCTTCAGCACGCAGCTTCACCAGCAAAATTCAGCAACTGCGTAATCTGCGCCGCACGCTTGCCGCCCTGTGCGCGACAGCGGCGCTCGTCACAGGCATCTTGTATGCGCCCGCCGGTAAAGCCGCCGTCAACCAAATGTTGCATCGCGCCTGGCCGAGCATGAGGGCGACCAAAGCCGCCCCCGCGCCCCGCGCCGCCAAAACCGCCAAAGCGGCAGCCACACGAAATCTGGCCGCTGCGCCTGCTGGCAACCTGAATATCGCGCGCCAGGGCCACGCCGCCATGCGCCTGAGCGATGGCAAAATCCTGGTCGTCGGTGGCGAGAACGCCAACGGTCTGATCCGCGAATCGGAAATCTTCAACCCGGCCACGCACAGTTTCATCACCGCCGCCAGCCTGGACACGGCGCGCACCGAACACACGCTGACGCGCCTCGCCGACGGCCGCATCCTGGTCATTGGCGGACGCGGCCAAGCCCAGCCGCTGCGCACCACTGAAATTTATAACTACAGCGGGAACGTCTTCACGCCCGGCCCGGCTCTGAATCGCCCGCGCGCCGGTCACACCGCGACCACGCTGGCCGACGGCCGCATCCTGATCGCGGGCGGCAGCGCCGATGGCAGCGCCGAAATTTACAACCCCGCGACCCAGAGTTTCACGGTCGTGACGGGACGCCTGGATACGGCGCGCTCCTTCCATGGCGCCGCGCTGCTCAACACCGGCAAAGTCCTGCTGGCGGGCGGCAAGCTGACGAACGGTAGCGCCTTGAATTCGGCGGAACTCTTCAACCCCGCGACGCAAACGTTTGCCGCGATTGCCAAGCCGATGCGCGGCGCGCGCGTCAACCCGGTGCTCAACAAGCTGCGCGACGGCAAAATCCAAGTCATCGGCGGCGGCGAAGCGACGATGGAGATGTTCAATGCGGGCGGCGAATACTTCACCGCCTACGCCCATTTACCCAACAACGCGGTGACGATGAAAACGCCGGGACGTGCGGCGCTCTTTTATCGCAAGAACCGTCGGTCAGCGGCAGAGACTGGGGACACGACGGGAAATCTGAACGCATTGGTGGCCGCGCCGGATAGCAGTGACCCGACGGATCGTGATGGTTACACGATGACCGACTCTGGCAGTACGGCGCTGATCGCGGGCGGTACGGATAGCAATGGGGCGACGCTAAATTCAGCAGAGGAAACGCCTGCTTCAGCCGCGGCTGTGACGACGGATAAGACAGATTACGCTCCAGGTGAAGTCGCAACCATCACAGGCACAGGCTTCTTGCCAAATCAAAGCGTCAGCTTGTTACTCGAACGAGATCCGCCTACACCCGCGACAACGACTTGGACGGCGCAGGCAGATGCGACAGGCAATTTCACGACGGCCTATAACGTCGTGGAGACCGATCTCAACGTGTCGTTTATTCTTACGGCTTCTGGCCAGCCGGATAATTATCCTGTCGCACAAACAACCTTCACGGATGGCGCCGTTAGCGGCGCAACTGTCACGATCAAGAACGCTACTTGCACAACAAATCAGAACACCTTCAATGTCAGCGACACGGTGTGCAGCAGCGCGGTGGTAACTGTAGGTGGTTCTGGCAACGGTGATTTCCGTTATCAGTGGTACAACAGCACGACAATTAGCACCGCTACTTTGGTACGCGATACGGCACAATCGGGTCTGACTGGAACTTACACAGATACCTACTCCCCCACCACGGCTGGGACGTGGACTGTAATGATTTGTAAGACAGCCAATGCCGGGGCTTGCACAAGCCCCGGCAATCAGTCCGGCAGCGCTACTTTCATTGTAAATGGTGCTGCGCCGACCACACTTACCGTTTCCTCCGCCACTGGCACCTACGGCGGCACGATCAATCTTTCGGCCACGCTGAAAAAGACTTCGGATAATTCGGCAGTGAGCGGCAAGACGATTACCTTCACGCTGAACGGCAACAGCTTCGCCGGCAATACCGCGACGACCAATGCCAGCGGTGTGGCGACATTATCAAACGTCAGTTTGAGCGGCATCAACGCTAGCACCTATAACACGGGCGTGGGGGCGAGCTTCGCGAGCGATTCCAGCTTTGGCGCAAGCAGCGGCAGTAATACACTGACCGTGAACAAGGCCACGCCGACGATCACCTGGAACAATCCGGCGGACATCACCTATGGCACGGCGTTGAGCGCGACGCAACTTAATGCGACAGCGAGTGTGGCCGGCACGTTCAATTATTCACCCGCCTCCGGCGCCGTGTTGAGTGCGAGTAACGGGCAGACGTTGTCCGTGAGCTTCACGCCGACGGATACGGCCAATTACAACACGGCTTCGGCCAGCGCGACGATTAACGTGTTGAAGAAGACGCTGACGCCAACTGTCACTGTTAATAACAAAGTTTATGACCGCACAACCACAGCCACGATTGCCACGCGGTCACTCGCCGGAATCGTCGGTTCTGACGATGTGGCTTTGACCGGCGGTACCGCCACGTTCGATACGAAGAACGTCGGCACAGGCAAGACGGTGACGGTGGCCGGGCTGACTTTGAGCGGCGCCACGGCAAGTAACTACCAACTTTCTTCGACGACAGTGGCAACAACGGCGAACATCACGGCGCTGGCGCTTACCGGCACGATCACGGCCAATAGCAAGGTTTACGACGGCAATGCGACCGCGACGATTCTCACACGCGCGCTGAGCGGCGTGATTGCGCCCGATGTAGTCAACTACACCGGCGGCACGGCCAGCTTCGCCGACAAGAACGCGGGCACGGGCAAAACGGTAACGGCGACCGGGCTGACATTGAGCGGGGCCGATGCGGGCAACTACACGGTCAATGGCACCGCAACGACGACAGCGGACATCACGGCGCGCGCGCTGACGGTCAGCGCGACGGGCGTCAACAAGGTTTATGACGGCGCTGTGACAGCCACGGTGACGTTGTCGGATGACCGCGTAGCCGGCGATGCGCTGACGACCAGCTACACGAGCGCGAGTTTTGCCAACAAGCACGTGGGCACGGGCAAGACTGTGAGTGTCAGCGGCATCGCGCTTAGCGGCGCGGACGCGGGCAATTACACGTTCAATACGACGGCCACGACGACCGCCAACATCACGGCGCTGGCAATTACTGTGACAGCCGTGGCGAGCACTAAGAGTTATGACGGCACGACGAGTTCGTCCGGGTTGCCAAGCATTGCGCCCGCGTTAGTCGGTGGCGACACGTCGGGCTTCACGCAAAGTTACGACACGAAGCATGTGGGGACGGGCAAGACGCTCACGCCGTCCGGCTCGGTCAGCGACGGCAACAGCGGCAATAACTACAACGTGACGTTCGTCAACAATACGAGCGGCGTGATTACGGCGCGCGCCATCACCGTGACGGCGGCGACGAATACGAAGAGCTATGACGGCACGACTAGCGCGGCGGCCACGCCGACAATCACCGG
This window harbors:
- a CDS encoding TlpA family protein disulfide reductase; the protein is MPGWQKLYAELKDKNFEIVSVAQDTGGVKDAKPWIDAAKPEYTVLVDTQHLVTRLYDMVNVPTAVWINEQGRIVRPNEAAYVDDRYKGMHRLDAAEYLAAIRDWAAKGDQSQFALSEVEIRERLTPQKPEWALAAAEFALGEYLYHNGQGPASIRHYKEAQRLNPDSWNYKRQAWALSDAEREYGTSFMKEVQKLNGKPYYAPRKLKKEGKQ
- a CDS encoding redoxin domain-containing protein gives rise to the protein MTTRAADPGKQTVIYDEVATAVATPPAAMNASGDLWVTLADLTRATRFALKPQGVCRDELCFPLPKNRKTAFLRPQGKTNWFNLSEFARLLHQPVAREAETWYFGERPEVQNAFVGSLTAPDFTLPDVNGKPHALHDLRGKKVLLITWASW
- a CDS encoding HupE/UreJ family protein translates to MKQQNQPARLMRALWQLLLCAMLVQPAWAHDPGLSNIELRLAGGQLIAFLAFNRAEIAPLVTIDSNGDGKYSAEEFAAARPKLEALANTMLEVTANGQRLSVLSSKAELDDFNDVLFYITFLGDAALPIKAKSLLLPKLARGHRHVISLRGEQGQTINEQILDVAHDTFDSSANATSASANQAAAFSFSEFVKLGIEHIFTGYDHLLFLFALLIVGGSFKEAAKIITSFTLAHSLTLAVATLGWVSLPSKVVEPLIAASIVYVGIENLVRHNYEKRWLLTWCFGLIHGFGFASVLRELGIGVNGGGVALPLFSFNLGVEIGQISIAILVLPLIWHFHKSPIFMKRYVPVCSVLVALAGAYWLIQRTLL